Within the Deinobacterium chartae genome, the region TGCCCGGATCGTCTATCGGTGCCGCCCTGCCGATCACCGCGACCGGCCAGGAACTGACCGGGAACGTGGGCGAGAAAATCAACTCGGCGCTGCGCAGCGAGTTCCGCGCGGTCGCCGAAGAGCGCGGGCGGCCACCCGAACTGGCCGAGGGCATGGTTAACCCCGCGCTCGACCTGCCCGGCATCAAGCCGCGCGGGCAGATCCTGACCCTCTCCGCCGCACGGGCCCTCGAGTTCAAGCTGGCAGACGCGCGCGCACGCGACCTCGAGGGGGCGCTGGCAGCCGCCGGATACAAAGACCTCGCGCTCGCCCCGCCCCAGCTCACGCCCGCCGACCGCTTCGCCGACTTCATCACCCGGCCGTGGGTGGCCGGTCTGCTGCTGGCCATCGGGGTACTGGGCCTGATCGCCGAGCTGTCCTCGCCGGGCTTTGGGGTGCCGGGCCTGCTGGGCATCCTGGGGCTGGGACTCTACTTCCTGGGTCCCTGGATGGGCGGCGACTTCAGCCTGCTGGCCCTGGCGCTGGTCGTGGTGGGCATCTTGCTCATACTGGCCGAGCTGTTTGTGGTCCCGGGCTTTGGGATCGCCGGGGTCGCCGGTCTGGGCGCACTGCTGGGCAGCGCTTACCTGATCTACCCCGCGCAGTTTGGCACGGTGGCTGCCACCTCGGTCCTGGTATTCGGAGCCGGAGCGGCCCTGTTGCTGTTCGTGTTGCCGCGCACCCGGCTGGCAAGGCCTTTCATCTTGCGCGCGGACCTGTCGCGCTCCAGTCCCATGAGCGTGAGCACCCTGTCGGCCCCACCGCTGGTCACCGAGCGCGGACGCACCGTGACCGACCTGCGTCCCGCCGGGATCGCCGAGATCGGAGGCCAGCGCCACGACGTGGTGTCCGAAGGCAGGTTCCTGCCCGCTGGCACCGAGATCGAGGTGGTGCTGGTCGAA harbors:
- a CDS encoding NfeD family protein; translation: MNLSRLLKTALAALVIGTPAVAQDTSSQARHLEVKGEIGAAMARRLERQLKAAENDPRVAVILIEVDTPGGAVDAMQKISGDLLRLSKPSVAAVRNAFSAGALIAMSAEKLVMLPGSSIGAALPITATGQELTGNVGEKINSALRSEFRAVAEERGRPPELAEGMVNPALDLPGIKPRGQILTLSAARALEFKLADARARDLEGALAAAGYKDLALAPPQLTPADRFADFITRPWVAGLLLAIGVLGLIAELSSPGFGVPGLLGILGLGLYFLGPWMGGDFSLLALALVVVGILLILAELFVVPGFGIAGVAGLGALLGSAYLIYPAQFGTVAATSVLVFGAGAALLLFVLPRTRLARPFILRADLSRSSPMSVSTLSAPPLVTERGRTVTDLRPAGIAEIGGQRHDVVSEGRFLPAGTEIEVVLVEGSRIVVRPISPHPSAR